A single Oryza brachyantha chromosome 8, ObraRS2, whole genome shotgun sequence DNA region contains:
- the LOC102721470 gene encoding protein phosphatase 1 regulatory inhibitor subunit PPP1R8 homolog, whose protein sequence is MYRGGLDRFKKAQALEPFSVQSSSTAKNAPAVPRTAKAPLPPLTLPQNSHAGASQSHQSPQGTSLRVTGQETGVPGHVGTQIGGGQSAWQPPDWAIELRPGVYYLEVLKDGEVIDRINLEKRRHIFGRQVPACDFVLDHQSVSRQHAAVVPHRNGSIYVIDLGSVHGTFVANERLTKENPVELEVGQSLRFAASTRTYVLRKNTAAFFPTHSLPSDVSLPSPPDPNDEDAVVAYNTILNRYGISKSDSLSRSKDSSGDASGANDDNQPAGRPLKRSKKLRVSFRDQVGGELIQVVGISDGADVETEPGPVGVKEGSLVGKYESLVQVTVIPKGKEQPSSKESASPSGVTDKLKQVLNKVKSTSKGGIYDDLYGDSVKAQLGSSWAYRSDDQAEKVKATDEKRSSGNMDANSAHDNDDLFGDL, encoded by the exons ATGTACCGTGGCGGGCTTGACCGCTTCAAGAAGGCTCAGGCCCTGGAGCCATTCTCGGTTCAATCTAGTTCGACGGCCAAGAATGCACCGGCGGTGCCGAGGACAGCTAAAGCACCACTGCCTCCATTGACACTGCCGCAGAATTCACATGCTGGAGCCAGCCAGAGTCACCAGAGTCCACAGGGTACCAGTTTGAGGGTGACCGGGCAAGAGACTGGGGTGCCGGGCCATGTCGGGACTCAGATTGGTGGTGGGCAGTCAGCGTGGCAGCCACCTGACTGGGCGATAGAACTGCGTCCTGGGGTTTACTATCTTGAGGTGTTGAAAGATGGGGAGGTCATTGATCGAATCAATTTGGAGAAGAGGAGGCATATATTTGGGAGGCAGGTACCTGCATGTGATTTCGTGTTGGACCATCAGTCTGTATCACGACAGCACGCTGCTGTTGTTCCACACAGAAATGGAAG CATATATGTTATTGATTTAGGATCTGTTCATGGCACATTTGTTGCAAACGAGAGATTAACTAAAGAAAACCCTGTCGAACTTGAAGTTGGGCAGTCACTTCGTTTTGCTGCATCAACCAGAACCTATGTTCTACGAAAGAATACTGCTGCCTTTTTCCCAACTCATAGTCTTCCATCAGATGTCAGTCTGCCATCTCCTCCAGACCCCAATGATGAAGATGCTGTGGTTGCATACAACACAATACTTAACCGCTATGGCATTAGTAAATCGGACTCGTTATCCAGATCAAAAGATTCTTCGGGGGATGCCTCTGGTGCAAATGATGATAATCAGCCAGCTGGAAGGCCCTTGAAGAGAAGTAAAAAACTAAGAGTGTCATTTAGAGATCAGGTTGGAGGAGAACTTATTCAAGTGGTTGGGATTTCAGATGGCGCAGATGTTGAAACTGAACCAGGCCCAGTTGGTGTGAAGGAAGGCAGTCTTGTTGGAAAATATGAATCCCTTGTACAGGTTACTGTCATACCAAAAGGAAAGGAGCAACCTTCATCAAAGGAAAGTGCCTCCCCCAGTGGGGTAACTGATAAGCTGAAACAAGTTCTTAACAAAGTGAAAAGCACATCAAAGGGTGGAATTTATGATGATCTTTATGGTGATTCTGTTAAAGCACAACTGGGCTCATCTTGGGCATACAGGTCAGATGACCAGGCAGAAAAAGTCAAAGCTACTGATGAGAAGAGGTCTAGTGGAAATATGGATGCAAATTCAGCTCATGACAATGATGACTTGTTTGGTGACTTGTGA